Below is a genomic region from Persicimonas caeni.
CTCGAAGGCGGGCTTGAGCCCGTTGATCCCGTTGGACGACGACGGTCTGCGCCTGCCGTTGGTCGAAGTCGATCTGCGTCGATTGAGTTCACTCATGGTGACACCTGATTGATGGCGTGGCGACTGCGTATGGGCCGACTCACCTGCGGGCCGACTCAGGGGGTGACTCGCACCGTCGCCAGATCGAGTTCTTGGACACTCTCTCCGGCGTCGGAGACCACCCGAGCACCAATATTGTAATCGCCAGGCTCCAGGTCGACGAACCAGGCGTAGCGTACCCCGGTGATATCGATGGTGTTGCCGGTGGCTTCGAAGCCTTCCTTGGCTGCAAAGCGTTCATCGCCCTGAAGTTGGATGAATACGTCGGCGTCTTCGATCTGGCCGGCAAAGTCGGCCACCGTCACTTGGATGTCGAAGAATTGGTCGGTCATCCCCGCAGTCTGGTTCTGCGAGATGGTCGATGGACTCACCGTCACCGAGACGATGTCGGGGAACCCGTCCCCTTCGTCGACACACGACGGCAGCAGCATGACCGCGCCGACCAACAATATTGCTGCGAGTACGCCCCCAAAACGGCGATCCCCGAAGCCTACTCCATCCAAACAAGCCATTGGCGCTCCTCAAAATATCTAATCAGTAGCAATCACCAAAAACCTCGGCGACCTGACAAAACGCGTACGTCAGTTATAGGTCGTCCATGCTTAATGTTGCAACGCTCGTGGGGACATCAAGGGCTGGCCGGCGGGCCCTGGGGCGCGGCCCGTTGTCTGCCCTGGGCGCAGGTGCAACAGCCGCCCGCACGGCGGCGTCAGGATGCTCTTGTCTACATGTGTTGACGTTTGCTTGGGGGCTGTTATGCTGTTGTCTCACCGTATCAGTAGATTTTTGGAGGGAAAAGTGAAGCCGAGAAACGTCTATTGTTTTTGTATGTGTCTACTTTTGTCGGTCTGTGGGGCGGCGTGTGGTGAGAGCACGTCGCCGGAGCCGGAGCCGGCCCAGGCTCCGCCGTCGGAGGCGTCGGACCCACCGGGCGAGTCGGAGTCGGCACACGCCCCTTCAGCCCGCCAGACACGGTCGCAACCGCTGCTCGGCGAAACCACCTTCGACTCGAGTTCGGCCGTGTGTACCTCGCTGGAGCGCGAATACTTGGAGGACTGGTCGTTCGTCGCCAAGACGGTGGTCACCTCCGAGGCGTTCGAGCAGTGTATGTACGACCGCATCGTCACCCAGGGCGATTACATTCCCTGTCAAGAGGATCCCGCACACAGCACTCCGCAGGAGAGCTACGAGACCGCCCTGGAGGCGGTGCGCAATGTCAATGATTTGGAGCTTCGTTGCGACGCGCTCACCAACAGCGGCAACGCCTCGGCCTACATCGGCTCGTATGGCAACTATACCGACGATACGATGACCTTCCACAGTTGGCTCGACGGGGTCGTCGAGTCCATCGGTGAACTCGACACCCACGCCGATGACTGGACGATGTCGGACTACGATCAGTACGGCAATCGCACCGGCTGCAGCGACCCGTCGGGAGAGTGTCGCTGGGCACCGTTTCCTTGGCCCATCAATCAGGGCTCGGACATCGTGGTCCATGAAGCGCTGCACCAGCAGGGCTACCGTCACGCCGAAGACAGCAACGACACCACCTGCACGCCCACCTCGTCGTCGGGCTATTCGATGTACTCGAACAGCATGCCCTACATCGTGGGCAGTTGCATCAACCGCGTGGTCACTCGCTCTGCCGATCACTGCTCGCCGATGTGCGAGGGGCGCGACGCAGACTCGCTGTTCGACTGTCGCAAGCGCGGCCGCCTGAACCTGGTCGATACCTACACCGAACCTTCGGGAGGGTATACCTGCTCGCCGCACTTCGACCCGTCGCGCAACGGGCTCGGGGTGCTCGAACTCGACTCGAACTCCGAGTTGGACCTGGTCGACAATATGCCCCATGGCGAACGCTTCGGCAGCTGGGTCAACGGCATGTACGACTCGGTGGCAGTCACCGGCGACATCTGGCCCTATCCGTCGGACGGACGCGAAGAGTTCGTCGTGATGAGCGGCTGGGGGATCGGCGTGATCGGCTGGGATGAGAATAACTCGTTTGACGATGAGGCCATGGCCGCCGACGGGACCACCTTCACCCATTGGGGAGACGGCTCGGGCGAGTGGACCCACCAGACCGGCTGCAACGGGATCTGGCATGCAGGGCGCTTCTCCAGCCAGACCCAGTATGGCTCAGCGACACTGCGCGACGAGATCTTCATCGAGTGTTCCAATACCGGCATTGGCATCTTGTCGGTGTATAGCGGCCAATTTCGCACGCGAAACTACGAGCCGTGGGGCACCGCCATCGGCGGACCTTACGGTCACTGGACGATTGGCTCGACCAATGACTTTGTTGGCTTTGGCGACTTCAACGGCGACGGCCAGACCGACATTCTGGTCCAGAGTGGCTGGGGCATTGGCTTGCTGTCGCGCACCGGCTCGAATGGGGCGCTGCAGACGCTCGATCTTCGCTCGTACTCCAGCAGTTTCGGCAGCTGGTCGCTGGGCAGCGACAACGAGGTGCTTGCCGTGGGCGACTTCAACGGCAACGGCCGCGACGAGTTCATCATCCGTGACGGTTGGGGCATCGGCGTCATCGGCATCAAGAGCGGCGATACCCGCTTCTCAGACTACATGATGCGCTCCTTCGGCACGACCGTCTCATCGAGTTGGACGCTTCGGAGCACCGATACGGTCGCCGGGGCCGGGCGCCTGAAGTGGGGGCCGAGTGAGTCGATCGACAAGGACAGTATCCTGCTGATGGGCGACGACGGGCTCGCCGTGATGAACTTCAACAGCAGCAACATGTCGCCTTACATCGATTCCAACCAGCACGTCCAAAATGGCAACGCCATCGCTGGGCTGGGCAGTCAGGGGCACTGGAGCTACGACACCGCTGACAACTGGATCCCCTACCGCGCGTTCGGCGACTGGGACGGCGACGGATTCACCGAGTTTCGCATCAAGAGCGACTGGGGAGCTGCGGTCGTCGGGCGGACCAGCGCGAGCGACTCCCTGCGCGTGCATTCGATCCACAAGTACTCGTGCCCGGGCACGTCGGATTACAACGCGTGCCACGGAGGATTGGCCGGCGGTTGGCTGGTCCGCCGCTACGACGGCATCATCACCCAACCCATGCAGAGCCCATGGGGACATGATTTTGCGGTGTTTCGTCGCTACTAAGCGACCACGCTGACGCCGCCTCCGGGGCGCCCGACCGGCAGTTCGACTGCCGGTCGGGCGCCCTTTTATCGTTTGACGAGCCGACACTTCAGCCAATCAGCTTGGTGCGAAGCTCTTCAAAATCATCGGCGTCGAGCTGCCACGCCTCGTACGGCACGTCGACCAGCTCGTGGGGGGAGTTCTGCCAGCGCCGGCGGCTCGGCTCGGGGGCGACCAGGTAGGCCTTGGGGTGGTCGGGGGGATGGAACATCAAGACCCAGCCGTGGATCTCGTCGGCGTCCGACTCCCAGCGGCGAAGCCGGGTGGCCTCCAATTCGTCGTAGCGCCAGCGCACCGGACCGATGGTCAGGCTGTCGGCGGCGATGACGAGTTCTTCCTCTTGGCGGACGTCGGCGCTGCGCAAGATCTCGAGGCGCCAGCCCGACCAGCGGGTGCGCCAGCCCAGCGCGAACGGGACCAAAAAGAGCCAGGCGGCGGCCACGGCCAGCGCGGCGGGCATCCACGAGTAGTGGGTGACCGGGTTCGTCGAGCCCGGGTCGCCCAGAAGGTGGGCCACGGACAGGGCGGCGACGCCGAGCATAAAGACGATCGGAGGGGCGAGCACGGCCACGATTTCGGCCAGGCCGGCCGGGGCGTAGCCTGCGCGGATGCGAAAGCAACTGCTGTGCAGCGCCTCGGCAGTCGGCTCGGCGGCTTCTTCGGCCGCGGGCCCGTCGCTCTCGGCGGGCTCGTCGATCTCCTCGGTTTTGCGCGCGGTGTCGGTCTCTTCCCAGGCGGTGGAGTCACCGCCGCGGGTGTAGAGGCGTTGCGACGAGATGTCGGCGGTGGGCGTGGAGCTCGTCTCGGCGAGTTCGGGCTCGGAGTAGTCGCTGACCGAGCTCGACTCGAGCGTGCTCATCTCCGGCTCGGAGGTCGGCTCTTCGAGGGGGACGATGCCGTGGACGAAGCCCTCGTCGGGGATGGTGTCCGAGGGTTCGTCGACCGCCAGATCGGTCTGGCGGGTGGTGTCGGGGACGGTGGGTTGGCCGACGTCGTCGATTTCGTCTTCGAGCTCGTCGGCCTCATCGCGGCTCGGCTCGCTGGCTTGTTCGGTGACTTGTTCGGTGACTTGTTCGGCAACCGGATCTTCTGGGGCGGGGGGCTCTTCTGGAGTAGCGGGCTCGGGGCCGACCGCCTCGAGCCGCTCTTCGAGCGCCGGATTGGCGCCCACGAGCCCCTGACGGGCGCGCTCGAGCATGCTTTCGAGCTCGTCGAGCCCCGCGCGGGTCATCTCGAGGCCCTCGTCGACCAGGGCGGTGATCGGAGCCCAGCGGTCTTGGATTTCGGCGGCCTGGTGACGCTGTTCTTCCCACAAGTCGGCGATCTCCTGGCGCGCGGTGCGCCCGCGGCCGATCTCGCCTTCGCGCACCAGCGCCTCGATGGCGTCGATGTCGCTCTCGCGCTGGGCGTCTAGCTCGGTGAGCACGCCGTCGAGCCAGCGCTCGAGGGTTTTTCGGGCCTCGCCGGCCACGCGCTCGGCCTCGTCGCGCAGCGCGTCGAGGTAGGCGCGCACCGCGTCGTAATCGTCGACGAGCTCGTCGTGGGATGCCTCGGCGGAGTCGTCGAGGGCCTGGTCGGCCTGCTCGTCGAACCAACGCTCGACGAATTCCTCCACGCGTCCGGCGCCCAGCGCCACGGTGCGCGGACCCAGGATGCCTTGATTGTCGACGCTGTCGTCGGAGAAGCGAAACAGCTCGCGCACCCGCACAGGCGAGAGCTTGAGCCACTCGGGCAGAGCGCCCGTGTGCTGGCGCAAGCGCTGCTCGTAATCGGGCAGCGCATCGAGCAATTCGTTGCGCAGGTCGTCGATGTCTTCATCGAGACCCAGTAGGGCGCGCCGAAGAATCTCGGCGCGTCGTGCATCATCTGAGATGTTGCTCGCCACGCTCACTGCCTACATCGGTGGGGGTCGATCGCCGCGCACACACTAATCTGTTGCGGTCGGTCCACGCAACAGCAGCGCCAGTGTGGCACGTCTGCGGCGGGATGCAAGACTTTGATCAAATCGCCCATCGCGCTGGAAGCTCGCCCAGCGCTGTTTATCTTTGTGTGCGCAAGCTCCATTCGGCCGATCCTAGAACGCCATCGTGCCAACATGTTTCCAAGGGAGGTGATGGTCATGAATAAGCGTATGCTCGTGGTCGAAGACGAAGAAAACGTGCGCGAGAGCGTCGCGGCGCTGCTCGAGGTCGAAGGCCACGAGGTCTTGACCGCCAATAACGGCGCCGAAGCGCTGGCAGTCCTGCGAAATGGACCGCCCGTCGAACTTATTTTTCTCGATTTGATGATGCCCCAGATGGACGGCTGGGCCTTTCGTGCCCGGCAGCTCAACCAGCCTCAGTACCGCGACATTCCGGTGGTGGTGCTCTCGGGCGCTCACGAAATCGAGCGCGAGGTCGCCTCGCTCGAGCCGTCTGCGGTGCTCCGCAAGCCGGTGGGTATCCAGGAGCTGCTCGACGTGATCAACGAGGCTTTGCAGCAAAAGCCGAACTGAGTCGCCGTGCGATGTTTGGTTGAAGTGGGTGGTTCAGTAGAAGTGCGGCGCGGCCATCAGCACCATCAGGTTGGCGCCGGCGTGGTAGACCACTGAGGCGGCGATGGTGTCGGTGCGCTCGCGCAGCCACCCGAAGACCAGCGACGGAAAGAAGACCGCCGCGCGGGTGATCATGATCGCGCCGCCCACCGGAATGAGCACGTGACCGATGGCGAACAACACGCTTGTGAGCGCGTTTGACGCAGAAATCCCCAACACCCGACGTCCGTCCTCACCTTCGCGTTCGCCGCCGCCGCGCGCCCGGCGTCTGGCGGCGAACGCCTCCGACAGCCTCGTCTGCAGATACCCGCGGTAGAAGAACTCTTCGGGCAACGCGATAAAGACGAGCTGGGTGAGCACCCACAACACAATCCAGGTGAGCCCGCGGTCGATCTCGACGGTCGAGCCCGCCTCGATCTCGGCGGCGCCCTGACGGATCACCACCGGCGCGTCGGACTCGGGGCGCCAGGCGTTGATGCGCAACGCGTCGGGCGTGCCGCCGCCGGTGGGCCGGCCAATGCGCACCTCGGTGCGCTTGTGGGGCTGGGCGAGCTCGATCGTCCACTCGCTGTGTTCGCCGGGGCCGGTCTTGCCCTCGGGGCCTCGCAGCGTGGCCGGGCCGATCACCCGCGGGCGAAACGCCTCATCGGCCCTGAGCGTCACCTCGACGGGCTCTTGGCCCGCACGCATGCCAATGTGCAGGGTCTGACCCGAGGCCCACGTCCACACGCCCGATTCATTACCCCATTGGTCCGGCCGCCCGTCGAGCTCGACCGGCCACTTGAAGAAGTTGTCGACCGAGAAGGCGTACTCGCGCTCCATGACCTTCGTCTCCCACCACCAGTAGCCGACCGCGAAGGGCCCGAGCGTGATGGCGGTGAAGACGAGTCCCCAGATCGCGCCGCGCCCGGCGCGCTCCCAGGTCAGCCCGAAACGCTCGAAGCTCCAGCCTTTGCGAGTGAGCCACCAGTAAGGCAGGCCCACGAAGACCGCGGCGACGAGCGCGTACAGGTTCTGGGCGACGATGGGGACGGCAGAGGCGACGAGCACGCAGGCCAGCACCAAGAGCAGGGCGCCGACGTAGATCGCGCCGGACTCCTGGAGGATGGGCTTTGCCGCGGCCTGCTCGTCCTGCCTATCGGTCTGGTGGGGCTGCTTGTCGGTCGGCGAGTCACTCAAGGCCGCTTACCTTTTGGACGGCGCGCACGCTGCGCAAAATGAGGGTGTCTTCGTAGCTGCGGAGCTCGAGTGTACCGGTGGGCACCTCCCCGTACCAGTTGACCTGGCCGGACTGCGGCTCGAGTTCGTACAGCAAGTTGGGATCGGCTTTGCGGCGGAGCAACAGGTAGAGCTTGCCGCCGCGGGCGGCCACCGGGGGCTCGTCGTCGCCGACGGTCGCCGACCACAGCAACTCGCCGGTGTCGGCTTTGGCGGCATAGATCGCCTCGTCGACCTTGAAAAGCACGACGCCCAACTCACCGAACGCGTGTGTCCAGGTGGCGCGGGGGCGCGCTTCGAGCCCGAGCCGCCAGATGGGCTCGTAGGACTCGAGGTCGAAGGCGGTCATCTGAATCGCGTCTGCCTCGTCCTGCTGGGCTGGCACGAAAAAGAGCCGCTCGCCGTCGGTGGCGTAGAAGGCCGCGCGCCCGCCGCGGTTGTCGAAGGGGCGGTAGCGCATCTCGACGCCCGAGTAGGGATAGCGGCGCGTCAAGCCGCTCAGGGTCGCCGAGTTGAGCGCGTTGGCCGCCGGCTGCGGGGCCATGCCCGCCCAGAACTTCATGATGCCGTCCCACTTCGCCTCGCCCGACTCGGCGTCGACGCACGCCGCCTCCGTGCCCCCCGACCACAACGTGCCCGCGCAGACGAGCCGCGGCAGAATCGGGGCGATGAACGAGCCGCGAAAATTCGCGGTGAAGTTCTTGGCGTTCTCGGAGCGGTCGAGTCGGTAGTGCCAGTTCAACTCGCCGGAAGGCGCGTACGACACCAGACGCATGTCCCAGCCGGGGCCGTCGGGCGGGGTCGCATAGGCGACCAGCCGCGTGCCGTCGTCGAGGACGCGATACGCCTCCGGCTCGCAGCCGGCCAGCTCGAGGGGGCGCTGCTCGTCGTCGCTGAGCGGAAAGCTCTCGGCGGGCGTGCCGTCGGGCTCGAAGATCTGGTGACAATCGGGGAACTTACGCGCCTCGCTCAACGCGAGCTCTTCGATGGAGTGGCTCCCCGGGTTGGTCAGGTCGACCGCCTCGGGCGGCTGCCAGGCGTGGGTGGTGACCTCGGGCTTGTCGACCTCGGGCGCCTTCTCCGCCGACTCCCCTTTGTCGCACCCGCTCCACACGGACAACGCGAGGAGCACCAGCGCGAGCTTGGCTGCCTGCTGTGGGACCATGCGCATCATCCCTTCCATGTGACCACGTGGGTTTGGGGTTGCTCGATGAGCCGGCGGTATAGCGGGTTGAGCTCGAGACATGCGCGGCTTCCGAAGACGATGAGTTTTTTGCGGGCGCGGGTCAGCGTGACGTTCAGGCGGCGCTCGTCGGCCAAGAAGTCGCCGGCGCGCTCGGTCTTCACCAAGCTCACCAGAATGGAGTCGCGCTCGCTTCCCTGGAAGCGCTCGACGGTGTCGACGTCGACGCCGCCGGCGCGCTTGCCCAGCCGGTCGGCCAGGAGCTGGCGAATCCAGTAGACCTGGGCGCGAAACGGGCTGACGACGCCGATCGACGCCGGCTCGTCGCTCGACTCGAGCAACGCGGCGACCGTGTCGACGACCGCCTCGGCTTCGAGCTTGTTGTGCCGGGCCTGGTTGTGCGGGGACTGGCCCTCGTGAGCGACGTCGGCGAAGACGAGCGGGTGGGCCGGGGCGAGCAGCTCACCGGTCGTCTTGGCGAGCGCGCCCGATTCCAGCGCTCCCGGGTCGACCGACAGCATATGCCCGGCGACCGACTCGTGGGCGCGAAGCTTCTCGTCGTAGAACGCCCCGTTCGAGAACTCCATGATGTCGGCGTGCATGCGGTACTGCTCGTCGAGCATCACGTACGGAAGCTTCTCGATGAGCCGCTCGAACAGGCTTCGATCGAGGCCCGCGCAGCCCATCTCCTCGAGCTCCACGCGGCCGCGGTCGTCGAGGAAGTTGGTGTGCGTCTGCTCGTTTTCCACGATCGGGGGCAACTGGCGGTGGTCGCCCACGAGCACGAAGCGCTCGCCCAGGCTAACCGACGCCAGGGTCATCGGCTCGGTGATCTGGCCCGCCTCGTCGACGATGGCCACGTCGAAGGGCGTGTCGCCCAACTCGCGTTGCAAAAACTCCATCTCGGCCGACTTCGCGCACCGGTGCGCGGTGCTGGCGATGACGCTCTTGCCGAGCAGGTCCTCGGCGAGCAGGTCGAGCGAGGCGGTCTGGGCGGCGTAGTCGGCGGTGAAATAGTCGAGCGGGTGGCGCCCCGACGCCTCCAGGCGGCGCGTCAGGTCGGGGCTTCGAGTGCTGTGGCCCACGCGCACAAAGTCGTCGCAGCCCACGTCGAGCAGCTTGGTCAAAATGGTGTCGACGGCGGTGTTGGTAAACGCCGAGACGAGCACGCGCTTGCCGCGGGCGACCAACTCGCGCACCGCGTGGGCGATGACGGTCGTCTTGCCGGTGCCCGGCGGGCCCTGGATGAGCGCGCCGCCCGGCGCCCACAGCGCTTGGCGCACCGCCGCCTTCTGGCTCGGGTTGAGCGACGCGGCTGCCTCGCCGAGCGTGTAGCCGTTGTCGACCGCCTTCATCAGCTCTTTGGCGCGCTCGCCGTCGGGCCGGAAGAGCACCTCGATCTTGTCGGGGCTCCCCTTGGCCAGCGTGCGGTACAGCGCGTGGTGCGCCTGTCGAAAGCCCAGGCGCGCCGGCAGGTCGTCCAAAATCCAGCCGTCCTCGGGCAGCTCGTTGGCGATGCCCGCCCCGCGCGAGGCGATGGTGATCTGGTCGCCGTCGACCGCCACGACGCGCCCGCGCAGAATATGAGACGTATGGAAGTCGCCCCGGTGGGCGATGAGATAGTCGCCCGGGCTAAAGATCTGGCCGTGCTCGCCGCTGAAGACCACGTAGCCCGACTCCGAGCCCACGCGCACACGGCGCATGTTGTCGACCGCGGCGTAGTTCTCCTTGCGCTCGTGCAGCCGCCCGCTGTGCAGCACTTTGCCCAGCTCGGCGGTCGCCGCCCAGCGCTCCATCTCGATGAGCCGCGAGAAATGTTCGTGCCATGTCCAGGCCCGCGCGACGAGCTCGGGGTCGGAGCCGAGCCACGGCTCGCGGGTGATCGCGTCCCACGGCGAGGCCTCGTCGGACAGCCCCAGGATCGCCGTCTGCGCCTGGCATCGGTCGCGCCGGAAATTGCACGAGTTCGACCGACACGCCCGCGGGTGCTGCATAAAGAAGGGCACGTCGTACTCGTAGTCGGGGTCGACGAAGCTTCGCAGACACGCGATGAGCTCGTTGCGGGCGCGTAGGATGCGCCGCTCGCGCTCGGTATCCTCCATCGGCGCGGCCTGCATGCGCCCCTGCTTCGAGTACAGCAGGTGGCCGGTGATCGTCAGGCCGCGCTCTTCGGCCAGCCCGTCCCACAAAAACTTGTAGAACCGAACCTGGCTCATGTGCCCGTCCCAGCTCTTGCCCGACTTCAATTCGACGATCTGCAGGCCCTCGCGGGCGTCCTCGGCGACCAGGTCGACACGTCCCTCGATGCCGTAGCGCGTCGAATAGCGGGTCACCTCGACGTTGCGGCCGCTCCAGCCCACCCGGTCGGTCTCCGGCGAGTCGTTCGTGCGTGGGGCAGTGAACCGGCGGATATTGTCGAAGTGCTGCCGGGCGTCTTTGCGAAGCCTGGGCAAATCGGTGTCGCGCAGGCCGGCGGCGAGCATGTCGAGGCGAAGCTCGCGCACGCGGTCTTCGAAGGCGTCCTCGAAGCCGGGCGGGTCGGGCTCGACGAGGTCGTCGAGTAGGCCGTGGACCAGGTTTCCGAACACCAGCGGGCGGCTCGAGCCCCCGCGGTCACGCTGGTCAACCAAGAACCGGCTCGGGCACCCCTCGGCCTTGAGCACATCCGACACGCTCATCGGCATATGCGGCTCGAGCACCGGCAGCGTCTTGTCCTGGCTGGTCAAAAAGCGCTCGCCGGCGGAGTTGGTGATGACGCGCGCGTCGAGCAGGTTGAGCTCGCAGCCATCCCAGACCCACTTGACGCTGTCGAAGACCTCGGGCGCCTGCTTCTCGTAGAAGAACGCGCCGAGCTGCTCGTCGCCGAGGGACTTGTCGGCGTACATATTCAGGTAGAACTTGATGCCCTGTCCGAACTTCGGGTGCTCGAGGCGCTCGATGCCCGAGACCCGCGCGTGCAGCACGGACATGGTGTCAGAGACCGTATTCTCGTGCGAAATCTCGACCGACGGCGCCTCGTGGAACGACTTCGGCGCCATCGCCGCCAGGAGCTCGGCCACCCGCGCCGGGCGCTTGGCCGGCTCGTCGGCCAGCGCGGCTTCGAGCGCGGGGATCGCAAACGCGGGGATTCCTGTGAAGTTCGGCCGCGGCATGGCGGCCTGCTCGGCGGGGAGCGCCAGACGCACCAGCAGGCGGGCCAGGCCGTAGATGTCGGTCGCCGGGCTCGGGTCGCGCTCGTCGAGCGGCCCGCGCATTTCGGCGGCGAGCCAGACATTTTGGCTATCCCCGACCGGCGAGAAGTCCTCGCCGATCCAGCAGCCCGCCTCGATGGCCGTGAGCTTCCCACTCGCCTCGTCCATCCACAGCGCCCACGGCACGAGCTGGCCGTGGACCAGCCCCCTTCGGTGCAGCCGCGTGACCGCCTCGGCGAGCGGGCGCCACAGCTCGAGCGCCTCGGACCAGCTCGGCCGGGCGAAGTCGGATTCGTCGAGCAGCACCCCG
It encodes:
- a CDS encoding FG-GAP repeat domain-containing protein, with protein sequence MCTSLEREYLEDWSFVAKTVVTSEAFEQCMYDRIVTQGDYIPCQEDPAHSTPQESYETALEAVRNVNDLELRCDALTNSGNASAYIGSYGNYTDDTMTFHSWLDGVVESIGELDTHADDWTMSDYDQYGNRTGCSDPSGECRWAPFPWPINQGSDIVVHEALHQQGYRHAEDSNDTTCTPTSSSGYSMYSNSMPYIVGSCINRVVTRSADHCSPMCEGRDADSLFDCRKRGRLNLVDTYTEPSGGYTCSPHFDPSRNGLGVLELDSNSELDLVDNMPHGERFGSWVNGMYDSVAVTGDIWPYPSDGREEFVVMSGWGIGVIGWDENNSFDDEAMAADGTTFTHWGDGSGEWTHQTGCNGIWHAGRFSSQTQYGSATLRDEIFIECSNTGIGILSVYSGQFRTRNYEPWGTAIGGPYGHWTIGSTNDFVGFGDFNGDGQTDILVQSGWGIGLLSRTGSNGALQTLDLRSYSSSFGSWSLGSDNEVLAVGDFNGNGRDEFIIRDGWGIGVIGIKSGDTRFSDYMMRSFGTTVSSSWTLRSTDTVAGAGRLKWGPSESIDKDSILLMGDDGLAVMNFNSSNMSPYIDSNQHVQNGNAIAGLGSQGHWSYDTADNWIPYRAFGDWDGDGFTEFRIKSDWGAAVVGRTSASDSLRVHSIHKYSCPGTSDYNACHGGLAGGWLVRRYDGIITQPMQSPWGHDFAVFRRY
- a CDS encoding coiled-coil domain-containing protein, whose translation is MASNISDDARRAEILRRALLGLDEDIDDLRNELLDALPDYEQRLRQHTGALPEWLKLSPVRVRELFRFSDDSVDNQGILGPRTVALGAGRVEEFVERWFDEQADQALDDSAEASHDELVDDYDAVRAYLDALRDEAERVAGEARKTLERWLDGVLTELDAQRESDIDAIEALVREGEIGRGRTARQEIADLWEEQRHQAAEIQDRWAPITALVDEGLEMTRAGLDELESMLERARQGLVGANPALEERLEAVGPEPATPEEPPAPEDPVAEQVTEQVTEQASEPSRDEADELEDEIDDVGQPTVPDTTRQTDLAVDEPSDTIPDEGFVHGIVPLEEPTSEPEMSTLESSSVSDYSEPELAETSSTPTADISSQRLYTRGGDSTAWEETDTARKTEEIDEPAESDGPAAEEAAEPTAEALHSSCFRIRAGYAPAGLAEIVAVLAPPIVFMLGVAALSVAHLLGDPGSTNPVTHYSWMPAALAVAAAWLFLVPFALGWRTRWSGWRLEILRSADVRQEEELVIAADSLTIGPVRWRYDELEATRLRRWESDADEIHGWVLMFHPPDHPKAYLVAPEPSRRRWQNSPHELVDVPYEAWQLDADDFEELRTKLIG
- a CDS encoding response regulator, translated to MNKRMLVVEDEENVRESVAALLEVEGHEVLTANNGAEALAVLRNGPPVELIFLDLMMPQMDGWAFRARQLNQPQYRDIPVVVLSGAHEIEREVASLEPSAVLRKPVGIQELLDVINEALQQKPN
- the mrtP gene encoding myxosortase MrtP, translated to MSDSPTDKQPHQTDRQDEQAAAKPILQESGAIYVGALLLVLACVLVASAVPIVAQNLYALVAAVFVGLPYWWLTRKGWSFERFGLTWERAGRGAIWGLVFTAITLGPFAVGYWWWETKVMEREYAFSVDNFFKWPVELDGRPDQWGNESGVWTWASGQTLHIGMRAGQEPVEVTLRADEAFRPRVIGPATLRGPEGKTGPGEHSEWTIELAQPHKRTEVRIGRPTGGGTPDALRINAWRPESDAPVVIRQGAAEIEAGSTVEIDRGLTWIVLWVLTQLVFIALPEEFFYRGYLQTRLSEAFAARRRARGGGEREGEDGRRVLGISASNALTSVLFAIGHVLIPVGGAIMITRAAVFFPSLVFGWLRERTDTIAASVVYHAGANLMVLMAAPHFY
- the plbQ gene encoding PLuB system PQQ-binding repeat protein; this translates as MRMVPQQAAKLALVLLALSVWSGCDKGESAEKAPEVDKPEVTTHAWQPPEAVDLTNPGSHSIEELALSEARKFPDCHQIFEPDGTPAESFPLSDDEQRPLELAGCEPEAYRVLDDGTRLVAYATPPDGPGWDMRLVSYAPSGELNWHYRLDRSENAKNFTANFRGSFIAPILPRLVCAGTLWSGGTEAACVDAESGEAKWDGIMKFWAGMAPQPAANALNSATLSGLTRRYPYSGVEMRYRPFDNRGGRAAFYATDGERLFFVPAQQDEADAIQMTAFDLESYEPIWRLGLEARPRATWTHAFGELGVVLFKVDEAIYAAKADTGELLWSATVGDDEPPVAARGGKLYLLLRRKADPNLLYELEPQSGQVNWYGEVPTGTLELRSYEDTLILRSVRAVQKVSGLE
- the plbH gene encoding PLuB system helicase-like protein, yielding MFSTFSPPENLADQDALYTAPTGPVWELEAGAILEADNALDSTQAYLVRRLPNARSMLTVGPILEQVTRFDHPRLWGPSYWTRGEEGLWVATPKPRGVLLDESDFARPSWSEALELWRPLAEAVTRLHRRGLVHGQLVPWALWMDEASGKLTAIEAGCWIGEDFSPVGDSQNVWLAAEMRGPLDERDPSPATDIYGLARLLVRLALPAEQAAMPRPNFTGIPAFAIPALEAALADEPAKRPARVAELLAAMAPKSFHEAPSVEISHENTVSDTMSVLHARVSGIERLEHPKFGQGIKFYLNMYADKSLGDEQLGAFFYEKQAPEVFDSVKWVWDGCELNLLDARVITNSAGERFLTSQDKTLPVLEPHMPMSVSDVLKAEGCPSRFLVDQRDRGGSSRPLVFGNLVHGLLDDLVEPDPPGFEDAFEDRVRELRLDMLAAGLRDTDLPRLRKDARQHFDNIRRFTAPRTNDSPETDRVGWSGRNVEVTRYSTRYGIEGRVDLVAEDAREGLQIVELKSGKSWDGHMSQVRFYKFLWDGLAEERGLTITGHLLYSKQGRMQAAPMEDTERERRILRARNELIACLRSFVDPDYEYDVPFFMQHPRACRSNSCNFRRDRCQAQTAILGLSDEASPWDAITREPWLGSDPELVARAWTWHEHFSRLIEMERWAATAELGKVLHSGRLHERKENYAAVDNMRRVRVGSESGYVVFSGEHGQIFSPGDYLIAHRGDFHTSHILRGRVVAVDGDQITIASRGAGIANELPEDGWILDDLPARLGFRQAHHALYRTLAKGSPDKIEVLFRPDGERAKELMKAVDNGYTLGEAAASLNPSQKAAVRQALWAPGGALIQGPPGTGKTTVIAHAVRELVARGKRVLVSAFTNTAVDTILTKLLDVGCDDFVRVGHSTRSPDLTRRLEASGRHPLDYFTADYAAQTASLDLLAEDLLGKSVIASTAHRCAKSAEMEFLQRELGDTPFDVAIVDEAGQITEPMTLASVSLGERFVLVGDHRQLPPIVENEQTHTNFLDDRGRVELEEMGCAGLDRSLFERLIEKLPYVMLDEQYRMHADIMEFSNGAFYDEKLRAHESVAGHMLSVDPGALESGALAKTTGELLAPAHPLVFADVAHEGQSPHNQARHNKLEAEAVVDTVAALLESSDEPASIGVVSPFRAQVYWIRQLLADRLGKRAGGVDVDTVERFQGSERDSILVSLVKTERAGDFLADERRLNVTLTRARKKLIVFGSRACLELNPLYRRLIEQPQTHVVTWKG